CGCGCGCATCGGGCGCATTCGAGAGGATTTTCTCAGGCATCCCGCCCGTGGTCACGACATCCTCGCGCCGCTTGAGTCGCATCGGGGTGACGCCGGTCATCGGCTCGACGCCCTCGACATCGACCTCTTTCAACTGCTCCATGAATTGCAGAATGCCGCTCAGCTCTCGTGCAAGCGCCGGCAGCGCCTCGTCCTCGACCGCGATCCGCGCCAGATGCGCGACCTTGCGGGCCTCGTTTTCGGTGATCGACATGGCTTTCCCTTTCGTTGTCCGGCGGTTTACAAGTCTGTGCGCGAGGCTGCAAGAAGCCGAAGCAATGCACTGCACGGAGAACCGCATGCAAGCCGCCCTTGCGATCCTGCCCGTCATCGCCCTTGTCGCATTGGGGCATCTCGCACGACGCTTTCGGATCATCGCGGCAGAGAACTGGCCGGGAGTCGAACAACTCGGTTTCAGGTTACTGTTTCCGGCGATCCTGATCACGTCGATCTATCGTTCGGAATTGTCCCTGGGTTCGCTTGGCACCTATGTTTTCGCCCTCGCGGCAGCCTTCGCCGCAACCGCATTCGCCGCAATCCTGACCCGCGGCTCGCTAAGACTGACGAACCCACGCTTTACCTCGATGTTCCAGGGCTCCATGCGCTTCAATTCACTGCTGGTGCTGGCAGTCGCTGCGAATGGGCTCGGCCCGGCCGCGTTGAGCGACCTCGCCGTCGCCATGGCTTTCCTGATCCCGGCCTTCAACATCTCGTCGATCGTCATGCTGACCTTGTTCCCGCCCGAGGACGACCACAACCGACAGGCATCCAGCCGCCGCCAGACATGGCAGCGAATCACGCGCGAGGTCGCGCGCAATCCGCTTGTCCTCGGCTGCCTGACCGGGCTGGCCCTGAACATCTCGGGCGCGGCCCTGCCCGATTGGGTGCTGGCGCCTCTCGACTGGCTGGGCCAGGGCGCGCTGGCCGTCGGCTTGCTGTCGGTCGGCGCGGGAATCGAGATCAAGCGCCTGTGGCAAAGTGACCCGGCGATGTGGATCGGCGTGGCGATGCGGCTGGTGATGTGCCCGATGCTGTTCCTGGCAATCGCACTGGTGCTCGGCCTTCCCGCCGACCAGATCGCCTCGGGTGTGTTGCTGACTGCGGCTCCGGCGGCCTCGGTCGGCTTCATCCTCGCGCGGCAAATGGGTGGTGACGCGGATTTCTATGCCGATATGTTCACATGGCAGACTGTCCTGTCGGCCCTGACGCTTTCCCTGTGGCTGATCATGGTCAGCCATTTGTCCGTGTGAACCCGGCCCCCTGAAAAATTTGCCAATCGGCTGAATTTTTCCACTTGCACCCGAAAGGATGCTCGCCTAAACACCGCTCCACGCCGCCGGGACAGCCTTGGCAGCCAAAAAAGTGGCCCGTTCGTCTATCGGTTAGGACGCCAGGTTTTCAACCTGGAAAGAGGGGTTCGATTCCCCTACGGGCTGCCACTCCATCGCTTATTTCCCTTTCTTTTCAGATGCTTGCAGATCATGATTGCCCTGCAATTTCTGGTATGAGGGCAATTTACTCATACCGCCATCGGCCAATCGGGCGCGTCCGGCTGCCTTGGTATAGGTCGCAGCCTCATGCGGCGTCTTGTGGGCGAGGAAGGCCATGATCTCGTATTCCGATGCCCCATGCTCGGCCAGCCGAGTCGCGCCAGCCTTCCGCAGCCCGTGAATGGAGCAATGGGGCAGCCCCGCCGCAATGCACTGATCCTTGAACCAATTGGCAAAGCTCTCGGGCTTGTATGGACGCCCTGCCCCGTGGTTCAGGAACAGCATCACGTCGCGGGGCAGTTGCTCCAGCTCGGCCCATAATCGACAACGTCACACGCGAGCTGCTACCCGCCAAAAAATCAGCAATGAACTCAGCGGCCACGTAGTCCTTGATCTTCTTGGGTTGCTTGGGGAATGGGAGATCGCTCGCGGCCTTCATCTGGGGTTTCGAACCGCAAAATGACGATGCACGACCACAAAGTCGGTCGACGTCGCCCGCCTCGGTAGCCCTGTCGAAGGAACTGCGGAAGCGCGGCTGGAAATTCGTCGGCCCGACTACGGTCTATGCTTTCATGCAAGCCATGGGATTGATAAACGATCACGTCGAAGGCTGTGTCCTGCATGAAGACGTGAAAAGGGCGCGGGAAAGCTTTCTGCGCCCAACATGATGAGGCGTCGGATGGCATGCCGACCTGCGGGTGGATCGAGCCAGTTTGGCGGCAGCGGACATTCAGATAGTGTCAAATCGAGAGGATTCACTCCGCGGCCGTATGACTGCAACGGGCCCAGACATACCCTTTTTCGCCAATCAATTTGTATCGCCAGTAGAACCGTAGTCTTCGCCTTCGTGGCGCGACCGATCGACGAAGCCTACATAAAGAGTGATGGCTAACATTGATCCCGCAATCACAATCAACGCGGCTTCCAAGGTTATCGCTGTCAACACAGCGCTCGTGAATATAATTCCGACCGAATAGGAGGTGCGAAGCAGAGCAAACACCTCTGGTCGCTTCTCTGGTGGAGCAAGCCTGTCCAAGATAAGCGCATAGTAGGTTCCCAATGGGGCCAGCACCAGACCTATGATGACGGCGCCGATTATGGTGACAGTCAGGGAAACGCCCAACGCCACCAAGCCCATCCCGAATGTCATAATGGACAACTGGGCGAATACGGCTTTTCGGCTAGATAAACGGTTCCTGATGCTGATCCAGATGCCGCCGGCAACGGAAGCCAAACACAGTGGAACTGTAAAAAGAATGGCGAGCGCGGGTTCGTAACCGAACTTCAAGGCAAGGGCGACGGCTCCGATTTCAATAGCGGCGACGGTCGCGCCGGCAGTCCCTGCGCAGGTGAGCCACAGCAAAATGGCAGGGGTCAAAACTGATCCGCTGACCTGCAAGGTAACATCTGCCGGTTTTGCGTCCACCTTAGGGATCAGAAGGGTTGGTGTCCCCCCGACTATCGCAAGTACGACTATCGCAAAGACCGGAGAGATGGTACCGAGCCCCGAAGCAACTACTGGTCCAAGAACGAAAGTTACTTCATTCAGAGTGGCTGCAATCCCCTGCGCACGGGGCAATTTGGATTCTGTCGTCAGGTGGTTGAGCAAAGAGCGAAGGTATCCGTAGGCCGCTCCGTTGACCAGCCCGGCAATAGCTGCGGAAATGATGAGCAAGACAAATGAAACCTCGAAATACGCGCAGAGGGCCAGCGCGAAGAGGGCCAGCGTTCGGAAGATCACCAGAAATTTCAGAAAGGTTGCCTCTGAACGCTTTTTTCCAAGACGGGTGATCGGAACCGCGCCAACGACTTGGGCCAGGGTCATCGCAAGGATCAGAGCGGCACCGCCTCTGGCATCGCCAATCACACTCAATGCCAGAAGCGAAAACGCCACAGGACTTGCTGCTTGTGGGACAGCCAGTGCTGCGGACGATATAAACCAGCGAAGGAGAGCCCCGCGGCCAAGGCGTTCCGGAGAGGCCGAATACGCCGCAGCGTTGGTTGCGACATTGTTGTCCGGCATCGTTCTCCCCGTTCATGTCATTCTGGTGTCGTCTGTCCTCACTCAAGTTGACGAGAACAAAATCGAAACAAGCTTCCGGAAGCCACTATCGTCAGATCGGGCGATGAAGCGCGCGTCTCCGGATCGACCGCTTCGCCCGCTTGGATTGCCAGGGTCTGGATCTGGACGCCTATCCGTCCAGATCGCCATAGCGCCGCACCACTGCGGCCATGTCGGAATGCGCTTCGGCCAAGCCCTGCGCCACGCCCGTGCGGTCAGCCTCTGATCGGTTCTGGCTGACCTTCCACTTGCCCTCGATCTGGCGGATGTCGATCTCGATTCCAACAATCCCGCGCAGTTGAGCCTCTATATAAGGGCGGGGCGCATCCGAAACCTCCCACGGCTCGGCGCGGGCCGCCTCATGCCGATCGGTCAGCGCGGCGATCTGGGTATCGAGCCAGGCCTGATCGTCCCGTACGTGCGCGGTCCCCCGCGCCTGCACCATGACGTAATTCCATGTCGGCACGACCTTGCCCGTCTCGCGCTTGGTCTCATAGAAGGCTGGCGTGACATAAGTCAGCGGCCCCTGAAACACGACCAGCACATCCTGGCCATGCAGCCCCCGCCATTGCGGGTTCGCCCGCGCGAGATGCACCTGCAACCGCCCGAATTCGCCCTCACTCCGTTGCAGCAGAAACGGCAGGCCATTGGCCAGCAACCCGTCGGCGCCGGTCGAGATCAACAGGCCGAAGGGGTGCGTCTCGATCAGGTCGTGCTGAACCTCAAGGCGGTCTTCGCGGTGGTGGGCAGGTTGATACATCGCGTCTATTCCCTGGGTGGTTCATGAACGGTCATGGAGAACCGGACCAGTTCATTGGTAAGGTTGGCATAGGCATGGGGGCGGTCGGTCAGCGCGATGGCCGACATTCCGGCAGCGATCAGATGGTTGGCGCCATCGACTTCCAGCACAAGGCTGCCCTCGGTCACGTGCAAAAGCTCACGGGTGCCACGGCCATGCACCGCCGCCTCGAAACGCTCGCCGGGCATCAGAACCCAGTCCCAGATCTCCAGCATGTCCGGGCCAGTCGTCCCGGCCAGAAGCACTGCTGCACCCCCCTCGGGGCCTGCCCACAACCGCCGCGCCTGCGCCCGGTTCACCAGCGTCACAGCCTGCGCCCCGATGCCCGGCGGAGCGACAAGATCAGCCACTGAGACCTCCAGCGCGGCGGCAAGCCGACATAAGGTAGAGATGCTCGGATTTGCACGCTGCTGCTCGATCTGCACCAGCGTGCCCTTGCTGACCCCCGCCAGCTGGGACAGCCCATCGAAGGACAGCTTCTTTTCCCTCCGCAAAGACCCAATACGTTCCGCCACCAAGGCAGCGATGGCCGCCTCTTCCGCGGTTGCGATATCATTCAGAGGTGTGGCTGTGGATTCGGTCATTATGATCGCATAGCCTTCCGACATTTCCCTGTCAATGCATGTCTAATCTACCTTTTCGGTCATTTTATTGACATATGCAGGGCGCCCTGTCAGAGAGTGGTGGACCCGGAAACCGCGAGGCTCCGATGCCCCTTCACCCCATCATCGACCCTGAAATCTTCACCCTGCGCCCTGACTTCATTGCCCTCAGCCTGTCCGTTGAGAATGGGCGCAACATCGCCAGCATGTCGGACAGTGAAGCCCAGCTTGCGCAGGCCATCGCGGCCCTCGAAGGCAATCCCTGGGCCGAAGCACATCTTGACGCTTGGCGCGAAGCCTATCGCGCGTTTGGAGCCAAACCGAAGCGCACGCCCTCGTCGGCCGAGGCACTGCGCAAGCGAGCGCTCAAGGACGGGCAGATGCGCCCGCTGAACGCCGTGGTCGATCTTTACAATGCGATCAGCCTTCGATTCGCCATCCCGGTCGGCGGTGAAGACGCGACGTCCTATGACGGTACGCCACACCTGTGCAGGGCGACCGGGTCAGAACCGTTCCACACCACAGTGGACGGCCAGCCCGTCGTTGAAGCACCCGATCCGGGCGAGGTCATCTGGCGCGACAACACTGGTGTCACCTGTCGCCGCTGGAACTGGCGGCAAGGCCCGCGCACGCAGATCACCGAAGGCTCGCGAGACATGTGGTTCGTACTGGAACGCCTGGACCCGATGCCGATTGAAGCTTTGCTGCAGGCGGGCGAGGACCTGATCGTTGGTTTGCAACGGTTGTCGTCTGTTCTGAATGTGTCGGTCATGCAGTACGATGCAATCAGGCCCCAAGGTACTCCCGTGGCCTTGACTTGATGGGGGTTCGCGCAAATTTCTGCCTTGGCCGGTTTTGAAATGGCCAAGGCTGTTCGTGTCGGTCTGCGTTCCGTCTTACCTTACGGCTGCTTTACCGCCGCTACAGCGATTGTTCAGGTTCACAGAATGCCAGGAAGGTCCCGCTACGGTCATGAGGCGCATGATAATGCTGCGCGACGCACAAACAGCCGGTTCGGTGAAGCCGCACTGAGCCGGAGACCCTTACCTTGAATTTCCGTGGTGGGCCGAATTTGAATGTTGCTTCAAGTCGGGCCCACCGTCGGGGTGCTGCGCTGCCGCAAGTCTGGTTCGAGCCCGTCTTGCCACACCGCGCGGGTGCAGCGTTTCGCGGGTGCAGCACAGGGAAGGTGGAAAGGCCGGCCCAAACCGGCCACTCGTCGTGTCCTCGCTACTCTGCGGTGCAGCCCGTAGAACCGGCCGTTAGTTCCTCGTGTAGCATTTCAGAAACACGAACGGCGAAAGCGCGCAGATAGAGACCTTTGCAAAGTTAGGGTGACAGCGTCGGGTCAACCTGCCATCTCGGACCAGAGCTGCCTTTGCTGGTGCGCCTCAGTGCTGCAACGCTGCCCGCTGAAACCGCCGTTCGCTGCAACTGCGTAACTGGGATACCTGGTAGGGCGCGCTTCGCATGTCCGCTTTCGGAAGTTGACTGTTTAGAAAGGACGTCGCAGGTTGATATAAACTGGGAGGGACTAATTGCGACTTGTTGTTTCGACTACGGGCGATGGTGCGTGTACGGCCAACTTGTTGGCACCACGGATCCGGAGTTATCTCTGCCGAATTGCCGGTCATGCAGTTCCCATCACCTATCAAGCACTTGCCAAGGCCTTGGATCTCTCGCCGCCGAATACGATCCATCAACTGACCGTCGCGTTGGAATACCTGATTGAGGAGGACGCCGCCGCCGCCCGCCCGTTGATCGCAGCGCTCGTGGTCAGCAAGGCACGGCATGGACTGCCCGCGCCGGGCTTTTTCGACTGCGCGCGGCGCGTTGGGTGCTTCGACGGCGACCCTTCGGGATCGGAGGACCCAGCCTTCTACGCGGCAGAGTTCAAAAAAGCCGTCGAATTTTGGCGCGTGGCCGCCGAAGACTCGTAGTCAGGTTTCCAATTTTGGAAGCCATCCTGAAGATCGGGATTAAAAATACCCTTTGGCACGACCTACCAAAAGCGTTCCGGCCCAGAGTGGCCGTTGAACTCTTCACCTCGACGCGGCGGCGCAGTCCGTCAATGCGGACTTGCGCCGCGTGGCTTTGATGTGTTGACGGCTGCGACCCAAGCAGTTGTTTACAAATGGGTTTCCACCGGAAAATCTCGTGCGTATTATTACCCCAATTTGCGTTTTCGTGGGGGAGAGAGGCGATGAGCAGTGCGAAAATTTCATGGAAAGACGTCAAGCCAGTTCTGTCTGGGTTTTCTTCGATCCAATTGCTTGGGCTTGTGCAGGACCTATATCGTTTAAATGCAGAGAACGCGTCCTTCATTCATGCTCGTTTATTGAGTGAAGATACAACGCAGTGTCATCTTACCCCCTACATGACAAGAATTCAGCATGCCATCAGCCCAAAGAAACCTTGGAAGCAGGATGTAAAACTGGCCGAAGGCAGAAAAGCCATCAGTGAATTCAAGAAAGCCAATGGCAACATCCGCGATACGCTGACCCTCATGATCTACTACGTCAAATGCGGAAATG
This region of Paracoccus saliphilus genomic DNA includes:
- the gatC gene encoding Asp-tRNA(Asn)/Glu-tRNA(Gln) amidotransferase subunit GatC, which gives rise to MSITENEARKVAHLARIAVEDEALPALARELSGILQFMEQLKEVDVEGVEPMTGVTPMRLKRREDVVTTGGMPEKILSNAPDAREGFFAVPKVVE
- a CDS encoding AEC family transporter, with product MQAALAILPVIALVALGHLARRFRIIAAENWPGVEQLGFRLLFPAILITSIYRSELSLGSLGTYVFALAAAFAATAFAAILTRGSLRLTNPRFTSMFQGSMRFNSLLVLAVAANGLGPAALSDLAVAMAFLIPAFNISSIVMLTLFPPEDDHNRQASSRRQTWQRITREVARNPLVLGCLTGLALNISGAALPDWVLAPLDWLGQGALAVGLLSVGAGIEIKRLWQSDPAMWIGVAMRLVMCPMLFLAIALVLGLPADQIASGVLLTAAPAASVGFILARQMGGDADFYADMFTWQTVLSALTLSLWLIMVSHLSV
- a CDS encoding tyrosine-type recombinase/integrase, with product MLFLNHGAGRPYKPESFANWFKDQCIAAGLPHCSIHGLRKAGATRLAEHGASEYEIMAFLAHKTPHEAATYTKAAGRARLADGGMSKLPSYQKLQGNHDLQASEKKGK
- a CDS encoding DNA-3-methyladenine glycosylase I — its product is MGNGRSLAAFIWGFEPQNDDARPQSRSTSPASVALSKELRKRGWKFVGPTTVYAFMQAMGLINDHVEGCVLHEDVKRARESFLRPT
- a CDS encoding MFS transporter, whose protein sequence is MPDNNVATNAAAYSASPERLGRGALLRWFISSAALAVPQAASPVAFSLLALSVIGDARGGAALILAMTLAQVVGAVPITRLGKKRSEATFLKFLVIFRTLALFALALCAYFEVSFVLLIISAAIAGLVNGAAYGYLRSLLNHLTTESKLPRAQGIAATLNEVTFVLGPVVASGLGTISPVFAIVVLAIVGGTPTLLIPKVDAKPADVTLQVSGSVLTPAILLWLTCAGTAGATVAAIEIGAVALALKFGYEPALAILFTVPLCLASVAGGIWISIRNRLSSRKAVFAQLSIMTFGMGLVALGVSLTVTIIGAVIIGLVLAPLGTYYALILDRLAPPEKRPEVFALLRTSYSVGIIFTSAVLTAITLEAALIVIAGSMLAITLYVGFVDRSRHEGEDYGSTGDTN
- a CDS encoding FMN-binding negative transcriptional regulator, with the translated sequence MYQPAHHREDRLEVQHDLIETHPFGLLISTGADGLLANGLPFLLQRSEGEFGRLQVHLARANPQWRGLHGQDVLVVFQGPLTYVTPAFYETKRETGKVVPTWNYVMVQARGTAHVRDDQAWLDTQIAALTDRHEAARAEPWEVSDAPRPYIEAQLRGIVGIEIDIRQIEGKWKVSQNRSEADRTGVAQGLAEAHSDMAAVVRRYGDLDG
- a CDS encoding helix-turn-helix domain-containing protein; its protein translation is MTESTATPLNDIATAEEAAIAALVAERIGSLRREKKLSFDGLSQLAGVSKGTLVQIEQQRANPSISTLCRLAAALEVSVADLVAPPGIGAQAVTLVNRAQARRLWAGPEGGAAVLLAGTTGPDMLEIWDWVLMPGERFEAAVHGRGTRELLHVTEGSLVLEVDGANHLIAAGMSAIALTDRPHAYANLTNELVRFSMTVHEPPRE
- a CDS encoding B3/4 domain-containing protein, whose amino-acid sequence is MPLHPIIDPEIFTLRPDFIALSLSVENGRNIASMSDSEAQLAQAIAALEGNPWAEAHLDAWREAYRAFGAKPKRTPSSAEALRKRALKDGQMRPLNAVVDLYNAISLRFAIPVGGEDATSYDGTPHLCRATGSEPFHTTVDGQPVVEAPDPGEVIWRDNTGVTCRRWNWRQGPRTQITEGSRDMWFVLERLDPMPIEALLQAGEDLIVGLQRLSSVLNVSVMQYDAIRPQGTPVALT